The Sphingobium sp. JS3065 genome includes a region encoding these proteins:
- a CDS encoding O-antigen ligase family protein has product MAISASAKRTLPFGALVVPLMIARPSLDNLFGMVRLPVGGASLSPGFLFNIFMVLVAAALAGHALLVNRAQQRSVLAVACVWGPFLLASAMAASYSPVPVDALQTLFNFLTYSAVAFLGLIYGPGLGRSGLTIVVALSGVVPVFFGLGQVAFGTAGDRLASTFDHPNILAFFCLLYISFLFHAQLNGYVRNRAAGAVIWGLIGSAFVALLFTGTRSAYVTVFLFLLCYSALRKPLLVLPLLLLPPLALLIPAVSDRVADALAGSSPVSYDYFVSTMRGDVSDSGALILDSGTWRRYLWQAAWPWIEQRPLFGYGLASFQSYSRSFFPLSSEEGNPAHNVYIQLLFEGGYILLCAYILMYAQIIAKLVSNIKYAKYDVIYCAIVILSFLITAMFDNMIFYLSINVLFWFIIFSLIGLGHRSEQD; this is encoded by the coding sequence GTGGCAATTTCAGCTAGCGCGAAACGAACCCTGCCGTTTGGCGCCTTGGTCGTCCCCCTCATGATCGCCCGCCCATCGTTGGACAATCTGTTCGGGATGGTTCGGTTGCCGGTCGGCGGCGCTTCGCTCAGTCCCGGCTTCCTGTTCAATATCTTCATGGTGCTGGTGGCCGCGGCGTTGGCCGGCCATGCATTGCTGGTGAATCGCGCGCAGCAGCGATCGGTGCTGGCGGTGGCCTGCGTCTGGGGGCCGTTCCTGCTGGCAAGCGCGATGGCCGCCTCCTACTCGCCGGTGCCGGTCGACGCCCTCCAGACCCTGTTCAATTTCCTGACCTACAGCGCGGTGGCGTTCCTGGGACTGATCTATGGTCCGGGTCTTGGCCGGTCCGGATTGACGATCGTCGTCGCGCTGTCCGGCGTGGTGCCGGTCTTTTTCGGGCTGGGGCAGGTCGCTTTCGGAACGGCGGGGGACAGGCTCGCCTCGACCTTCGACCATCCCAATATTCTCGCTTTTTTTTGCCTGCTCTACATATCTTTCCTGTTTCACGCGCAATTGAACGGATATGTGCGCAACCGCGCGGCGGGCGCGGTGATATGGGGATTGATCGGGTCCGCCTTCGTCGCGCTCCTCTTCACCGGCACGCGGTCGGCCTATGTCACCGTCTTCCTGTTTCTTCTGTGCTATTCGGCCCTGCGAAAGCCGCTCCTGGTTCTTCCCCTGTTGCTTTTGCCGCCGCTGGCTTTGCTCATTCCGGCGGTGTCTGATCGCGTGGCGGATGCGTTGGCTGGGTCCAGTCCGGTCAGCTACGATTATTTCGTAAGCACGATGCGCGGCGACGTGTCGGATTCGGGAGCATTGATTCTCGATTCCGGAACATGGCGTCGATATCTCTGGCAGGCCGCATGGCCCTGGATCGAGCAGCGCCCCCTGTTCGGATATGGTCTGGCGTCATTTCAATCCTATTCGCGCAGCTTTTTTCCGCTCAGTTCGGAGGAAGGCAATCCGGCCCATAACGTCTATATTCAACTGCTGTTCGAGGGCGGCTATATCCTGCTCTGCGCATATATCTTGATGTATGCGCAAATCATCGCGAAACTGGTATCGAATATCAAATATGCCAAATATGATGTGATTTACTGCGCAATCGTCATTTTGTCTTTTCTGATAACGGCCATGTTCGATAACATGATATTCTATCTATCGATTAACGTTCTTTTCTGGTTTATCATTTTTTCTCTTATAGGGTTGGGCCATCGTTCCGAACAGGACTAG
- a CDS encoding type IV secretion system DNA-binding domain-containing protein, which produces MSIFRHDTLGSWTRGGQAIVHNVRMTTQVFNQTLVAGLVIWIGGIIWYGFEKSTEYERYVLLKLGQASFMGDAVPGNAAPILFKTPAGREYWTTPKGLLDSGLAHTTLEAFERYLIHGAALSGVFALAMLFWAWFYFTRTGRGLGSNQFLRGARFGTVRQVRRALWRHARGSFEIGGVNVPDIFEPEHILICGAPGTGKTNIIIKMLAGIRQRGKRAIVYDTAGTFVEKFYRPGIDVLLNPLDVRSDCWSPWVDVPKDYHYDQIAESTIPDKAGDPFWAKSARGTLVAVLRKLARQQRTLVSILLDTLLRSKLKDLAAFAQGTDAAAFISMEGERTSAGIQAELASVMRSFAYLDDTEDGLSIRDWVANERDDSWLFITVKADQLPSLRPLITVWLDIAISAIMSLSADRNRRLYCVIDELPSLQKLPSLSDFLARARKYGGCGILGFQSYPQLEATYGIQDAAAITGYCSTWVALRANDTPTAKHVSENLGQVEQVEANEGMSYGVNDMRDGVNLSRMQVTRPLVMHTEVTNLPNLCGYLRFGRNLPVVRFEDSYNRMPSIAVAFEERTIPPVRMSMGPVAPPETPAEPMPTAPRSTTRRRRAVPADTGQELPLSQPATLPTTEAAENADAPAAEPIDTGGGGVDAPPSPPPLTLYGKPTAFRLRQHGRHDGDRNSATPA; this is translated from the coding sequence GTGAGCATCTTTCGGCACGACACGCTGGGGAGTTGGACCCGCGGCGGCCAGGCCATTGTCCACAATGTTCGGATGACCACACAGGTCTTCAATCAGACCCTCGTGGCGGGGCTGGTGATCTGGATCGGCGGCATCATCTGGTACGGGTTCGAGAAGTCGACCGAATATGAGCGCTATGTCCTGCTGAAGCTGGGCCAAGCGAGCTTCATGGGGGACGCGGTTCCGGGCAATGCGGCACCCATCCTGTTCAAGACGCCTGCTGGTAGGGAATATTGGACGACCCCCAAAGGGCTGCTCGACTCAGGTCTAGCGCACACGACGCTGGAGGCCTTCGAACGCTACCTCATCCACGGCGCCGCGCTTTCGGGGGTGTTCGCGCTCGCCATGCTGTTCTGGGCCTGGTTCTACTTTACGCGCACGGGGAGGGGGCTCGGCTCCAATCAGTTCCTACGCGGGGCCCGGTTCGGGACCGTGCGACAGGTGCGCCGCGCGCTCTGGCGCCATGCGCGCGGCAGCTTCGAGATTGGCGGGGTCAATGTCCCCGACATCTTCGAGCCCGAGCATATCCTGATCTGCGGGGCGCCCGGCACCGGCAAGACCAACATCATCATCAAAATGCTCGCCGGCATCCGCCAGCGCGGCAAGCGGGCCATAGTCTATGACACCGCCGGAACCTTCGTCGAGAAATTCTATCGCCCCGGGATCGACGTATTGCTCAACCCGTTGGACGTCCGATCCGACTGTTGGTCCCCCTGGGTCGATGTCCCCAAGGACTATCATTACGACCAGATCGCGGAGTCCACGATTCCCGACAAGGCCGGCGATCCCTTCTGGGCCAAGTCCGCCCGCGGCACCCTAGTGGCAGTGCTTCGCAAACTTGCCCGGCAGCAGCGCACGCTGGTCTCGATCCTGCTCGATACCCTGCTGCGCTCCAAGCTGAAGGACCTCGCGGCTTTTGCGCAGGGGACCGACGCGGCGGCATTCATCTCCATGGAAGGGGAGCGGACCTCGGCTGGCATCCAGGCGGAACTCGCCTCGGTGATGCGGTCCTTCGCCTATCTGGATGATACCGAGGATGGCCTGTCGATCCGCGATTGGGTGGCGAACGAGCGGGATGACAGCTGGCTGTTCATCACCGTGAAGGCGGACCAACTCCCGTCGCTCCGTCCGCTGATAACGGTCTGGTTGGACATCGCGATCAGCGCGATCATGAGCCTCTCGGCCGATCGCAACCGGCGCCTCTATTGCGTGATCGACGAGCTTCCCTCGCTCCAGAAACTGCCCAGCCTCTCCGATTTCCTGGCCCGTGCCCGGAAATATGGCGGGTGCGGCATCCTGGGCTTCCAGAGCTACCCGCAGCTTGAAGCGACCTACGGCATCCAGGATGCCGCGGCGATCACCGGCTACTGCTCGACTTGGGTGGCGCTACGCGCGAACGACACCCCAACCGCGAAACATGTCAGCGAAAATCTAGGCCAAGTTGAGCAGGTCGAAGCGAACGAGGGCATGTCCTATGGCGTCAACGACATGCGCGATGGCGTGAACCTCTCGCGGATGCAGGTGACCCGCCCGCTGGTGATGCATACCGAGGTCACCAACCTTCCCAATCTGTGCGGCTATCTTCGGTTCGGCCGCAATCTGCCCGTGGTGCGCTTCGAGGATAGCTATAATCGCATGCCCTCTATCGCCGTGGCATTTGAGGAACGCACGATCCCTCCTGTCCGGATGTCCATGGGGCCGGTCGCACCGCCCGAGACGCCCGCTGAGCCAATGCCAACGGCACCGCGTTCGACCACCCGACGGCGCCGCGCGGTCCCTGCGGACACGGGGCAGGAGCTGCCACTGAGCCAACCCGCTACCTTGCCGACGACCGAGGCGGCAGAAAATGCTGATGCGCCGGCTGCGGAGCCTATCGACACGGGCGGCGGCGGAGTGGACGCGCCGCCATCGCCCCCACCGCTCACGCTTTACGGGAAACCGACCGCGTTCCGACTGCGGCAGCATGGCCGCCATGATGGCGACCGGAATTCGGCGACGCCGGCATGA
- the mobF gene encoding MobF family relaxase, which translates to MINPIRLKGKPANISRYYTVGDYYTKGTDEHSEWGGQIAAELGLEGKVEPDILQDLLAGKVGDLQLGRHRAGGKIQHHPGWDFAVNAPKSVSIMALVMGDERILAAHEKAVGAALDYLEEHASLRHRVDGEIVHETTGRLIFARFTEHASRELDPHLHTHVVVMNMTNRQDGDQMVSLETRAMFVEQIVAGQVYRNELAHDLRELGYQIDFDPRKGLFEILGVPSQLARAMSQRAEQINAHAREHGLTGQAGRQRSFYATRGPKEKISLEDLHDQWASRSAPYREALDTARENADRSENDVRPPDARTSARAMLFGIRQAETREAVNNLGRMFRLALASHVGEVRLSDIRPLVEEHESRFKLLATRHQTGDEIHTRGRTTRRTARLELALSEHLSLSLNDGTPIATVERIREVMAEAGLNPAQEAALLHIGTTSDRLVGVHGVAGAGKSTLVKSLNDAAPQGMTLVALAPTSSAAAKLGADARIDARTVASLVAGGGRNIDDSYTLVLDEAGQLGNRQALRVLEISRMTGARLIVLGDNKQTGAIEQGKAFWLLQKLGLPTAELTESVRQETRMMKAAVTQARLGNYAASLENLDKVTSGGDAEALARGLVGEWTRLKPENRANTNILVLENATRLIVNTKIREALKTEGAVAAEEARLSVLTPSGMTDQEKHFARFYSGGQVLIFSRDNAGLGVARDTEYRVIGIGRDANGRQVVRMVDEHGRTIRWDPRIGRASQVNVFRSEERDLATGDRIQWRLVSHDLGLKNAERGTVERLDGAVATIRWDREGRVQDIDLSQHKSWDHGYAETVYSAQSKTYDRAYVLAPVNSGLVTGQNYYTAITRARYGVKLWTEDRERLVDKLERHSGEKTSALEGLGRLDRDSHRAREERHGERWDRLRDQQRSERQERKERMRAEQEARNRPEQGGLAHLLAGRAQSAVEAVDRWLTNILTRSVEEGQHTQTTPPRVDPAPAQQHDHAAGHDH; encoded by the coding sequence ATGATCAATCCCATCCGCCTCAAGGGCAAGCCCGCCAATATCAGCCGCTACTATACGGTCGGCGACTACTACACCAAGGGCACCGACGAGCATTCGGAGTGGGGCGGCCAGATCGCCGCCGAACTCGGGCTCGAGGGGAAGGTCGAACCGGACATCTTGCAGGACCTGCTCGCCGGGAAGGTTGGCGATCTTCAACTCGGCCGTCACCGTGCCGGGGGGAAGATCCAGCATCATCCCGGATGGGACTTCGCGGTCAACGCGCCGAAGTCCGTCTCGATCATGGCCCTGGTCATGGGCGACGAACGTATCCTCGCTGCTCATGAGAAGGCCGTCGGCGCGGCGCTCGACTATCTCGAGGAACATGCTTCCTTGCGGCACCGGGTCGATGGCGAGATCGTCCACGAGACCACCGGGCGGCTGATCTTCGCGCGCTTCACCGAACATGCATCGCGCGAACTCGACCCGCATTTGCATACGCATGTTGTCGTCATGAACATGACCAATCGTCAGGATGGCGATCAAATGGTCAGCCTTGAAACCAGGGCGATGTTCGTCGAGCAGATCGTCGCCGGCCAGGTCTATCGCAACGAGCTGGCGCACGACCTTCGCGAGCTTGGCTATCAGATCGACTTCGACCCCCGCAAAGGCCTTTTTGAAATCCTGGGCGTCCCGTCACAGCTGGCCAGGGCCATGTCGCAGCGGGCTGAACAGATCAACGCGCATGCAAGGGAGCATGGCCTGACCGGACAGGCCGGCCGGCAGAGATCCTTCTATGCGACGCGTGGCCCCAAGGAGAAGATCTCGCTGGAGGATCTGCACGACCAGTGGGCCTCCAGGTCGGCACCTTATCGCGAGGCGCTCGACACCGCGCGGGAAAATGCAGATCGCAGCGAGAACGATGTGCGCCCGCCGGATGCCCGCACGTCGGCCCGCGCGATGCTGTTCGGTATCCGCCAGGCGGAAACGCGAGAGGCCGTCAACAATCTTGGCCGGATGTTCCGGCTCGCCCTTGCCTCCCATGTCGGGGAGGTCCGGCTCTCGGATATTCGTCCCTTGGTCGAGGAGCATGAAAGCCGCTTCAAGCTGCTCGCAACGCGGCATCAAACCGGCGATGAGATCCATACTCGGGGCCGCACCACCCGGCGCACCGCGCGCCTTGAACTGGCTCTGTCCGAGCATCTCTCGCTTTCGCTCAATGACGGCACGCCCATTGCCACCGTCGAGCGCATTCGCGAGGTCATGGCTGAAGCTGGCCTCAACCCTGCCCAGGAGGCAGCGCTTCTCCATATCGGGACGACCAGCGACCGGCTTGTCGGTGTCCATGGCGTCGCCGGCGCAGGCAAGTCGACGTTGGTGAAGTCGCTGAACGATGCTGCCCCACAAGGCATGACGCTCGTTGCGCTCGCGCCGACATCGTCAGCGGCGGCCAAGCTAGGCGCTGACGCACGGATCGACGCCCGGACCGTCGCCAGCCTTGTCGCCGGGGGCGGGCGCAACATCGACGACAGCTATACGCTCGTGCTCGACGAGGCCGGCCAGCTGGGCAACCGGCAGGCGCTTCGTGTCCTCGAGATCAGCCGTATGACTGGCGCTCGGCTGATCGTCCTCGGCGACAACAAGCAGACCGGCGCCATCGAACAGGGGAAGGCCTTCTGGCTGCTGCAGAAGCTGGGCCTTCCGACGGCCGAGCTTACCGAGTCCGTGCGCCAGGAAACCCGTATGATGAAGGCGGCGGTGACCCAGGCTCGCCTGGGCAACTATGCCGCCTCACTGGAGAACCTCGACAAGGTGACCAGCGGCGGGGATGCAGAGGCCCTCGCCAGGGGACTGGTCGGCGAATGGACCAGGCTGAAACCCGAGAACCGCGCGAACACCAACATCCTCGTGCTGGAGAATGCCACCCGATTGATCGTCAACACCAAGATCCGGGAAGCGTTGAAGACCGAGGGCGCCGTCGCAGCGGAGGAGGCGCGGCTCTCTGTGCTCACTCCGTCCGGCATGACCGATCAGGAGAAGCACTTCGCCCGCTTCTATTCGGGCGGGCAAGTGCTGATTTTCTCGCGGGACAATGCAGGCCTGGGAGTTGCCCGCGACACCGAATATCGGGTCATCGGGATCGGCCGTGACGCAAACGGTCGGCAGGTGGTCCGGATGGTCGACGAACATGGTCGGACCATCCGGTGGGACCCTCGTATCGGACGCGCGTCGCAGGTCAATGTGTTCCGCAGCGAAGAGCGCGATTTGGCCACGGGTGACCGCATCCAGTGGCGTTTGGTGAGCCATGACCTTGGTTTGAAGAACGCCGAGCGCGGCACCGTCGAGCGTCTGGATGGAGCGGTCGCGACGATCCGCTGGGACCGGGAAGGGCGAGTCCAGGACATCGACCTTTCCCAGCACAAGAGCTGGGATCATGGCTACGCGGAGACGGTCTATTCTGCTCAGTCGAAGACCTATGACCGCGCTTATGTGCTCGCGCCGGTGAACTCCGGGCTGGTGACGGGTCAGAACTATTACACCGCGATCACGCGCGCGCGTTACGGCGTAAAGCTGTGGACCGAGGATCGCGAGCGCCTCGTCGACAAGCTTGAACGCCACTCCGGGGAGAAGACCTCCGCTCTGGAAGGCCTCGGCCGCCTCGATCGCGACAGTCACAGGGCTCGCGAGGAGCGCCACGGAGAGCGGTGGGATCGGCTGCGCGATCAGCAGCGCAGCGAGCGCCAGGAACGCAAGGAGCGGATGCGTGCGGAGCAGGAGGCTCGCAACCGGCCCGAACAGGGCGGCCTAGCCCATCTGCTTGCCGGTCGTGCGCAGTCTGCGGTGGAGGCCGTGGACCGGTGGCTTACGAACATCCTGACGCGGAGTGTTGAGGAGGGGCAACACACCCAGACGACACCTCCACGCGTTGATCCGGCCCCCGCGCAACAGCACGACCATGCGGCTGGCCATGATCATTAG
- a CDS encoding lytic transglycosylase domain-containing protein, which produces MRLAMIIRAAFHLRFAPTLSRAVLAALVFAIPVHSVEARTTRQNTIDEQIVARCIARSAAGRGWLAKTLWGLRDQEGGWVGAEVANSDGSHDLGPLQVNSWWVSRLAAVTGRPERHVRHWLKQDACFNVEAARWIFLSGLATTRDYWKAIGVYHSPTGWRQQRYTSSVVVHLRRRFGSSLFTRPSKGPPPVFEAVP; this is translated from the coding sequence ATGCGGCTGGCCATGATCATTAGGGCCGCCTTCCACCTCAGGTTCGCGCCGACCCTTTCCAGGGCGGTTCTGGCTGCCTTGGTGTTCGCTATCCCCGTCCATTCAGTGGAAGCGCGAACGACCCGTCAAAATACGATCGATGAGCAGATCGTCGCGAGGTGCATTGCTCGGTCAGCTGCCGGTCGCGGTTGGCTTGCCAAGACGCTCTGGGGATTGCGAGATCAGGAGGGCGGCTGGGTAGGCGCGGAAGTCGCAAACAGCGACGGCAGCCACGACCTCGGGCCGCTGCAGGTCAATAGCTGGTGGGTGTCGCGGCTGGCGGCTGTAACCGGTCGGCCGGAGCGACATGTTCGCCATTGGCTGAAACAGGATGCCTGTTTCAACGTCGAAGCCGCGCGCTGGATATTCCTCTCCGGGTTGGCCACCACGCGCGACTATTGGAAGGCGATCGGTGTCTATCACAGTCCCACGGGGTGGCGGCAACAACGCTACACCTCGAGCGTCGTTGTTCATCTGCGGCGGCGGTTCGGGTCCAGCCTCTTCACTCGTCCGTCGAAAGGGCCACCCCCAGTTTTCGAGGCCGTGCCATGA